Part of the Halalkalibacter krulwichiae genome is shown below.
TAGACCGTCTCCATATTTTGTTCCTCTGCATATTTCAATGTTAGCTGCAGGAATTCCAAACTTAAGCTCGCATTCCAAATAGGTGAATCTAAAACGAGTGAGCGGAGCAATCCTTCCGTCTCATATTGCTCAACGCCAACCGTTCCAATTAGAGTTTGGTTCTCATCTTCAACAACGAGAAAGCTCTTAATATATTGCTCTATTCCTTCATCTCTTAGTCCTGCTTTTGCAACCAGTCGTTGAATTTTTAACATATCGTTCGTTTTCGCTTTTCGAACAACAATCCCCATAAGCTCCACCCTTTCACACAATTTCCTTACTTCATATGTATGTGGAGCTTGTACCAATTATGCCTTTTCTGATGAAAAGATACGATCCATAATAGAAGAGAATAGTTCAACTACGAAAAATGACACTTCAATGTCTTCCTCTGATTCTGTTTGCTCTGACTCTGCAGCATTTACCGATGTTGCTTCATCTGTCGCTTCACCATTAGCCATATCTAAGAAACAAAGCGGAGGAAATAGGACACACCACCAGTTTTCTCCTTTTCCTTCACCTAGTGTAATCAACACCGCATCATACAAACCTGCTGGATAAACGATATTTCCATATAACTTCGTCGGAAATTGAACTTCCGAGAAACTTACTTCATAAGTTTGGGTTAAACCCATTTTCGCTAATTCACTTTCGACGATGTCTTCTATCATTGCTAGATTTCCTTCAATCGTTGCTTTCGCATCGTCTAAATCTCTTAGATCGACAACCATTTCTGTGATAGCTTCATTGACACGATCACGAATATCACGCTTTAACGCTTGATCGCGAATCGAATCACTATTCGCTAATATACGTAAGCGAATCGCCTCTTCTTGGCTCACTTCTTGGTGAAGCGAAGCAACAGCAACTGCACTTTGTGACTCCCAGCTC
Proteins encoded:
- the spoIIR gene encoding stage II sporulation protein R; translation: MKPNVIIYLLFSLFVVLMSWESQSAVAVASLHQEVSQEEAIRLRILANSDSIRDQALKRDIRDRVNEAITEMVVDLRDLDDAKATIEGNLAMIEDIVESELAKMGLTQTYEVSFSEVQFPTKLYGNIVYPAGLYDAVLITLGEGKGENWWCVLFPPLCFLDMANGEATDEATSVNAAESEQTESEEDIEVSFFVVELFSSIMDRIFSSEKA